The following coding sequences lie in one Arachis ipaensis cultivar K30076 chromosome B05, Araip1.1, whole genome shotgun sequence genomic window:
- the LOC107640225 gene encoding protein FAR1-RELATED SEQUENCE 5-like: MIYGRDGWRYLLVGFLKKDAYNHIDKRSHVTIAEGNTDAALAYLEGKTESDPMAMARRVDYQYFGDVLAFDATYKKNKYRRPLVIFSGANNHKQTTIFGFCLLMDETFDSYKWILQNMEVMCMKEPSVVVTDGHEAMRKAITLVFPKATYRLCAWHFQKNIMANVKEPSLRLRFNRWLYADIDIREFLTEWDLAIEEFKLQDSLWARQVFDKKEMWVNAYLRNKFCAEFRTTSQCEGINAVVKNFLQLKRTILELVQNLKLMVRDYRNNELLAQFQKKSLLTATHTQ; encoded by the exons ATGATATATGGCCGGGATGGCTGGAGATACTTGTTGGTTGGCTTCTTAAAGAAGGATGCCTATAATCACATTGATAAAAGAAGTCATGTAACGATTGCGGAAGGCAATACAGACGCTGCGCTTGCATATTTAGAAGGTAAGACAGAATCGGATCCGATGGCCATGGCACG CCGAGTCGATTACCAGTACTTCGGGGATGTCCTTGCATTCGATGCGACATACAAGAAGAACAAGTATAGGCGGCCATTGGTAATCTTCTCAGGGGCCAACAACCACAAGCAGACCACCATTTTCGGTTTTTGTTTACTAATGGATGAGACATTTGATTCGTATAAGTGGATATTGCAGAACATGGAGGTGATGTGCATGAAGGAGCCATCAGTGGTTGTTACAGATGGGCATGAGGCGATGCGTAAAGCCATAACTTTAGTATTCCCGAAGGCAACCTACCGCCTATGTGCATGGCATTTTCAGAAAAATATTATGGCCAACGTGAAGGAGCCGTCACTCCGATTACGATTTAATCGATGGTTATATGCGGACATCGACATTCGTGAATTCCTGACTGAGTGGGACCTAGCGATTGAAGAGTTCAAACTTCAAGATAGCCTATGGGCGAGGCAGGTGTTCGATAAGAAGGAAATGTGGGTGAATGCATATTTGAGGAATAAATTTTGCGCCGAGTTTAGGACCACATCTCAATGCGAAGGTATAAACGCTGTAGTCAAGAATTTCCTTCAATTGAAGCGTACTATTCTTGAACTTGTGCAGAACCTGAAGCTAATGGTACGTGATTATCGGAATAACGAGCTTCTAGCCCAGTTCCAAAAGAAGTCTTTGCTAACAGCCACCCATACACAATAA